TTCAACAGTATCTGAAACAATCATCTCTCTGAATGCTTTAATTCTTTCTGCATCAAAAAACATATGTTCAGTTCTACAAAGCCCTATTCCTGTAGCACCAAAATCTCTTGCAACACGAGCATCCTTTGGAGTATCAGCATTTGCCCTTACCTGAAGTCTGCTAATTTCTTCAGACCATTTCATGATTGTATAAAACTCCTGTGGAAGTTTAGGCATTACAAGAGGTGCTTCACCAAGAATAACCTCTCCTGTTGTTCCGTTTAATGTTATATAATCACCTTCTTTAACTTTAATATCTGAAACTGTAAAATATTTTTCTTCTTCATTAATATTGATCGCTCCACAACCAACAACACAGCATTTCCCCATTCCTCTTCCTACAACTGCTGCATGAGATGTCATACCTCCCCGTGCTGTTAAAATCCCTTGAGCTGCAGCCATTCCTCCAATATCTTCTGGGGAAGTCTCATTTCTAACGAGAATAACTCTCTCTCCTTTTTCTGCCCACTCTTCAGCATCCTGCGCAGAGAAAACAACCCTACCAACTGCTGCTCCAGGGCTTGCTGGTAAACCTTTAGCAATTACTTTAACATTTGCTGTTGAATCAATTGTAGGATGAAGAAGTTGATTCAACTGTTCAGGTTCAATTCTTAAAAGAGCTGTTTTTTTATCAATAAGTTTCTCATTAACCATATCTACAGCAATTTTTATAGCTGCTGCTGCTGTTCTTTTTCCAACTCTTGTCTGAAGCATGTAGAGTTTTCCTTCTTGAATAGTAAACTCTATATCAAGCATATCCCTATAATGTTTTTCAAGCTTCTCGCATATTTTTTCAAGTTGTGCATAAATTTTAGGCATTCTTTTCTTAAGTTCTTCAATTTTAAGAGGCGTTCTGATTCCTGCTACAACATCCTCACCCTGTGCATTAGGTAGAAACTCTGCAAAAAATCTCTTTTCACCTGTAGATGGATTTCTTGTGAAACCTACACCTGTTCCAGAATTTTCACCCATATTACCATAAACCATTGCAACTATATTACAGGCTGTGCCAAGATCATCTGGTATTCCATGAAGTTTTCTATATGTAACAGCTCTGTCACCATACCATGAATCAAAAACTGCTTTAATTGCCATTTTAAGCTGTTCATAGGGGTCTGATGGAAATTCTTTGCCTGTTTCCTTTTTATACAGCTCTTTATATTTTTTTACAATTGCTTTAAAATCTTTTGCATCAAGCTCTGTATCTAATTTGACACCTTTTTTCTCTTTAACTTTATCAAGTAAATCTTCAAATTTCTTCCTATCTATATCAGTAACAATACTTCCAAACATTGTTATAAATCGTCTATAGGTATCATAAGCAAATCTTTCATTATTGGTTTTATCTATAAGCCCCTTTAAAGTATCATCATTAAGTCCAAGATTGAGGACAGTATCCATCATTCCAGGCATTGAAAATTTTGCACCTGATCTTACTGATACAAGCAGAGGATTTTTGG
The Thermodesulfovibrio yellowstonii DSM 11347 DNA segment above includes these coding regions:
- the ppdK gene encoding pyruvate, phosphate dikinase, giving the protein MNKKYVYYFGDGKAEGTAQMKDLLGGKGAGLAEMTNLGIPVPSGFTITTEACREYFKQGKRFPNGMWEEVLTHLKRVEKSMGCKFGDPKNPLLVSVRSGAKFSMPGMMDTVLNLGLNDDTLKGLIDKTNNERFAYDTYRRFITMFGSIVTDIDRKKFEDLLDKVKEKKGVKLDTELDAKDFKAIVKKYKELYKKETGKEFPSDPYEQLKMAIKAVFDSWYGDRAVTYRKLHGIPDDLGTACNIVAMVYGNMGENSGTGVGFTRNPSTGEKRFFAEFLPNAQGEDVVAGIRTPLKIEELKKRMPKIYAQLEKICEKLEKHYRDMLDIEFTIQEGKLYMLQTRVGKRTAAAAIKIAVDMVNEKLIDKKTALLRIEPEQLNQLLHPTIDSTANVKVIAKGLPASPGAAVGRVVFSAQDAEEWAEKGERVILVRNETSPEDIGGMAAAQGILTARGGMTSHAAVVGRGMGKCCVVGCGAININEEEKYFTVSDIKVKEGDYITLNGTTGEVILGEAPLVMPKLPQEFYTIMKWSEEISRLQVRANADTPKDARVARDFGATGIGLCRTEHMFFDAERIKAFREMIVSDTVEQRRKALDKIKPYQKEDFIGIFKEMKGLPVTIRLLDPPLHEFLPKTEEEIEGLSNDMGVSVRRIKAKIKSLEEFNPMLGHRGCRLGITYPEVYEMQVRAIMEAACELAKKKIKVIPEIMIPLVAHVNELKIMKDLTVRTAEEVMKAYNVKIKYSVGTMIELARAAITADQIAQEAEFFSFGTNDLTQSVYGLSRDDAGKFLPFYIDHKIIDEDPFISIDTEGVGQIMEIAVKRGRKTNKNLKLGICGEHGGDPASIEFCHKIGLNYVSCSPYRVPIAKLAAAHAKLKEKGREVIRASV